The proteins below are encoded in one region of Rana temporaria chromosome 2, aRanTem1.1, whole genome shotgun sequence:
- the LOC120928669 gene encoding fibrinogen-like protein 1-like protein: MGVQGMYGSLSLLLLAGWVFYVHTLELSAILKLQNGHMLNGIKAEGILNYPTSAKSYPESCTAIHHGSSGLYVIEPISGKRLLVRCEFGEDGGWTVIQTNCKKTPKIWDTTWECYKKGFGDLQSDHWLGNENIHILSTQKLHRIRFRVRSAYGTQHMANYDSFALEEEQSCYRIRLGRYSGNAGDAMTSGQASAGHDNMRFSTRDRDNDLSGTNCAYVGGGGWWYDNCRFANLNTGSGIYWQQLCKGDCQSSDILIQPVYSCPEDDGGNGGGGGGGGGGGDGGGGDGGGGDGGGGGGGGGGGDDDSTPNPCQHDK; the protein is encoded by the exons ATGG GGGTCCAAGGGATGTATGGGTCTCTGTCTTTGTTGCTCTTGGCCGGATGGGTTTTTTATGTTCATACACTGGAGCTGTCTGCAATATTAAAGCTTCAGAATGGTCATATGCTAAATGGAATCAAGGCTGAAGGTATCTTGAACTACCCAACCAGTG CTAAATCCTACCCAGAAAGCTGCACAGCAATACATCATGGAAGTAGTGGTCTCTATGTAATAGAGCCAATATCAGGGAAGCGCCTACTGGTACGTTGTGAATTTGGTGAAGATGGAGGATGGACCGTCATACAGACAAACTGCAAAAAAACACCAAAGATTTGGGATACCACATGGGAGTGCTACAAAAAAGGTTTTGGAGACCTACAAAGTGACCACTGGCTCGGTAATGAAAATATTCACATACTGAGCACACAAAAGTTGCATCGCATTCGATTTCGAGTGCGCTCTGCTTATGGTACACAGCATATGGCCAACTATGATTCCTTTGCTCTTGAGGAAGAACAAAGCTGTTATAGAATACGATTAGGACGATATTCAGGTAATGCTGGAGATGCCATGACATCTGGACAGGCTAGCGCAGGACATGATAATATGAGATTCTCTACCCGTGATCGTGACAATGATTTATCAGGAACCAACTGTGCATACGTTGGTGGTGGGGGTTGGTGGTATGACAACTGCAGGTTCGCCAATCTCAATACTGGCTCTGGAATTTACTGGCAGCAGTTATGCAAAGGAGATTGTCAGTCTAGTGATATTCTTATTCAGCCAGTTTATAGCTGCCCAGAAGATGATGGAGGAAATGGTGGaggaggtggtgggggtggaggtggaggagatggaggtggcggtgatggtggtggaggagatggaggtggtggaggaggtggaggtGGTGGAGGTGATGATGACTCAACACCAAATCCATGTCAACATGACAAATAA